A region of Notolabrus celidotus isolate fNotCel1 chromosome 4, fNotCel1.pri, whole genome shotgun sequence DNA encodes the following proteins:
- the LOC117811816 gene encoding dual specificity protein phosphatase 13-like, giving the protein MVRLWLYLEIHKCPVSLFGRLTSETDIRQSKGNREQYDSFIEDKLTHFHPLSFQMTDRKPSCDNQDPEQRNVKDKDPEEEEKCTGVTEDLKVKIPSLQELEEVLHSAPRSCRHGDEVWPNLYLGDMYMSHDKLGLWQLGVTHVLNASHGKLCCKGTDDFYGTTVKYLGVPANDLPTFDLSPFFHPAAEFIHQALTSGGKVLVHCAVGVSRSAALVLAYLMIHHNLSLLSSARCVQQKRWIFPNRGFLRQLIALDRKLQHEGSNEREGSEEKL; this is encoded by the exons ATGGTCAGGCTCTGGCTTTACTTGGAGATTCATAAGTGTCCTGTCAGCTTGTTTGGCCGGCTTACA TCAGAGACGGACATCCGCCAAAGCAAAGGCAACAGGGAGCAGTATGATTCATTTATAGAGGATAAATTGACTCATTTTCATCCACTAAGCTTTCAAATGACTGATAGAAAACCAAGCTGTGATAACCAGGACCCTGAGCAGAGAAATGTAAAGGACAAAGAccctgaagaggaggaaaagtgcACAGGTGTGACAGAGGATTTAAAAGTGAAGATCCCgtctctgcaggagctggaggaggtttTACATTCAGCTCCACGCTCCTGTCGACACGGAGATGAGGTGTGGCCAAACCTGTATCTTGGAGACAT GTACATGTCTCATGATAAACTGGGGCTCTGGCAGCTCGGCGTCACTCACGTTCTGAACGCATCACATGGGAAACTGTGCTGTAAGGGCACCGACGATTTCTATGGTACCACAGTGAAATACCTTGGAGTCCCAGCCAATGACCTGCCAACATTTGACCTTTCACCTTTTTTCCACCCTGCTGCTGAGTTCATTCACCAGGCTTTGACATCAGGAG GAAAGGTGCTTGTGCACTGTGCTGTGGGTGTGAGTCGCTCTGCTGCATTGGTCCTAGCCTATCTGATGATTCATCACAACCTCAGTCTTCTTTCATCTGCCCGCTGTGTGCAGCAGAAACGCTGGATTTTCCCAAACAGAGGATTCCTGCGACAGCTTATAGCCCTGGACCGAAAGCTGCAACACGAAGGGTCgaatgaaagagagggaagtgAGGAAAAGCTCTAA
- the zgc:153981 gene encoding dual specificity protein phosphatase family protein, translating to MSGSKQPPNLAIIKELERILDSCTLELTPVDEVWPNLYIGNVAVAQNRKTLHKLGITHVLNAAHSKQGSIGDQSFYGNTCIYFGIPAEDSDHFDLSQFIKPAADFIHKALKSKDGKVLVHCIMGVSRSATLVLAYLMLRQRLPLRDALKRVIQKRAIYPNRNFLSLLLKLDEQLTLKRRLCPLL from the exons ATGTCAGGGAGCAAGCAACCACCGAACCTGGCGATCATTAAAGAACTAGAGCGCATCTTGGATTCCTGCACACTGGAGCTCACACCAGTGGATGAAGTCTGGCCCAATCTGTACATAGGAAATGT AGCTGTAGCACAGAATAGGAAGACATTACATAAGCTCGGCATCACTCATGTCCTGAACGCAGCtcactccaaacagggcagcaTCGGAGACCAGAGTTTTTACGGGAACACCTGTATTTACTTTGGCATCCCAGCAGAGGACTCAGATCACTTTGATTTAAGTCAGTTCATCAAACCTGCAGCAGACTTCATACATAAAGCCCTGAAGAGCAAAGATG GTAAAGTGCTGGTGCATTGCATCATGGGTGTTAGTCGATCTGCCACTCTAGTCCTGGCTTATTTAATGCTGCGGCAGCGTCTACCTCTGAGAGATGCTCTGAAGCGAGTCATCCAAAAACGAGCGATCTACCCCAACCGgaacttcctgtctctcctcctcaaaCTGGACGAACAGCTGACACTCAAACGGAGGCTGTGTCCTCTTCTCTGA
- the LOC117811929 gene encoding dual specificity protein phosphatase 13-like yields the protein MSLRDPPYEPPSVSQLLEFLLADRQPTGHANQVWPNVYIGNEVAARDKGMLHSLGITHIVNAAHGPSNPVPGPCFHVKTGPRFYRDMKVDYYGVEADDAIGFILSPFFYPTARYIRAALAMGGRVFVHCLMGVSRSATLVLAFLMIVEGLRLQEAVAAVRPHRDICPNPGFLQQLRSLDMGLERRRRRQAPTL from the exons ATGTCTCTCAGGGATCCACCATATGAGCCTCCATCTGTGTCCCAGCTGCTGGAGTTTCTGCTTGCAGATAGACAACCGACTGGACACGCCAATCAAGTGTGGCCAAACGTTTACATCGGCAATGA GGTGGCTGCTCGGGACAAGGGCATGCTCCACAGCCTGGGCATAACTCACATTGTCAATGCTGCTCATGGACCCTCTAATCCCGTCCCTGGCCCCTGTTTCCACGTCAAGACTGGCCCACGTTTCTACAGAGACATGAAAGTGGATTATTATGGAGTGGAGGCTGATGATGCAATAGGGTTCATACTTAGCCCTTTCTTCTACCCAACAGCACGATACATCAGAGCTGCACTGGCCATGGGAG GACGGGTGTTTGTCCACTGTCTGATGGGTGTTAGCCGTTCTGCCACATTGGTGCTGGCTTTCCTGATGATTGTTGAGGGCCTGAGGCTGCAGGAGGCAGTGGCTGCTGTCAGACCACACAGAGACATCTGTCCTAACCCTGGCTTCTTGCAACAGCTCCGCAGCCTGGACATGGgcctggagaggaggagacgaaGGCAGGCCCCAACACTGTaa
- the LOC117811817 gene encoding dual specificity phosphatase DUPD1-like, whose protein sequence is RGHSAQEEETASLTDLRQFIWTNRKPVAHVNQVWPNLYIGDESVARDKPTLSSLGVTHIVNAAAGRHRINTGLNFYKDLEVVYLGVEAADHPEFDLRPFFHSSAQFIDSALKQNGKVFVHCAMGVSRSGALVLAYLMICHGLSLVDAIIALRLNRDIGPNSGFLEQLRQLELSLRAQSRNITKDDHTDDTPL, encoded by the exons agaGGTCACTCAGcccaggaggaggagacagcaTCTCTGACAGATTTGAGGCAATTCATCTGGAccaacaggaagccagtggcACATGTCAATCAAGTCTGGCCGAACCTGTACATCGGAGATGA GTCTGTGGCGAGAGATAAGCCCACACTATCATCTCTGGGTGTGACTCACATTGTGAACGCTGCAGCAGGACGACATCGGATTAACACAGGTCTGAACTTCTACAAAGACCTTGAAGTGGTCTATCTCGGGGTTGAAGCTGCAGACCATCCAGAGTTTGACCTTCGACCTTTCTTCCATTCCTCTGCACAGTTCATAGACAGCGCTTTGAAGCAGAACG GGAAGGTGTTTGTGCACTGTGCCATGGGTGTGAGCCGCTCCGGAGCGCTGGTTCTTGCATATCTGATGATCTGCCACGGCCTGTCGTTGGTGGACGCCATCATCGCTCTGCGTCTGAACAGAGACATTGGACCCAACTCTGGCTTTCTGGAGCAGCTGAGGCAGCTAGAGCTGAGCCTCAGAGCACAGAGCCGAAACATTACAAAGGACGACCACACTGATGACACACCATTATAA
- the LOC117811405 gene encoding dual specificity phosphatase DUPD1, with translation MSSRVMKSRGKNPYAAVQVDPDSDYITPGTLDLEQMFWSGTGAPYAHVNQVWPRIYIGDEKTALECPGLKDLGITHVLNAAEGKWNNVLTGPEYYSDMNIEYFGVEADDKPTFNISPFFCPATQFIHEALSQPENKVLVHCVMGRSRSASLVLAYLMMKHSLTVVDAVEHVRQRRCILPNHGFLKQLRALDITLQEERLRQKRETNDTQ, from the exons ATGTCGTCCCGTGTGATGAAGTCAAGAGGCAAGAACCCGTACGCTGCAGTGCAGGTGGACCCAGATAGTGATTACATCACACCAGGAACATTAGACCTAGAACAGATGTTCTGGTCAGGCACCGGGGCTCCGTATGCACATGTAAACCAGGTCTGGCCCAGAATCTACATTGGTGATGA GAAAACAGCTCTGGAGTGTCCTGGACTGAAGGATCTGGGTATCACGCATGTCCTCAATGCAGCAGAGGGAAAGTGGAATAATGTACTGACTGGTCCTGAATACTACAGTGACATGAACATTGAGTACTTTGGTGTCGAGGCTGATGACAAACCCACTTTCAACATCTCCCCGTTCTTCTGCCCTGCAACCCAATTCATCCATGAGGCCCTGAGCCAGCCAGAGA ACAAGGTTCTGGTGCACTGCGTGATGGGCCGCAGCAGGTCGGCGTCTCTGGTATTGGCATACCTGATGATGAAACACAGCTTAACAGTAGTGGATGCTGTTGAGCATGTGCGACAGCGACGCTGCATCCTGCCCAATCATGGGTTCCTGAAACAGCTCAGAGCCCTGGACATCACATTACAAGAGGAGAGGctgagacagaaaagagagaccAATGATACACAATAG
- the adka gene encoding adenosine kinase isoform X2, which produces MSSASPNSLFGMGNPLLDISAVVDKDLLDKYTLKPNDQILAEDKHKELFEEIVKKFKVEYHAGGATQNSIKIAQWMIQEPHNVGTFFGCIGKDKFGEILKKKAEEAHIDAHYYEQDEEPTGSCAACITGDNRSLVANLAAANCYKKDKHLDLEENWELVQKAKVFYIAGFFLTVSLESMLKVAKHASQNNKLFCLNLSAPFICQFFKDNLMQVMPYVDVLFGNETEAATFAKEQDFETEDIKEIAKKAQALPKVNSKRQRIVVLTQGKDETIMVQSDKIETFPVLKVDPKDIVDTNGAGDAFVGGFLSELVQDKPLNQCVKAAHYSANVIIRRAGCTFPEKPNFK; this is translated from the exons ATACACCCTGAAACCCAACGACCAGATCCTTGCAgaggacaaacacaaagaact aTTTGAGGAGATAGTGAAGAAGTTCAAAGTAGAGTACCATGCAGGAGGCGCCACACAGAACTCTATAAAGATTGCACAG TGGATGATCCAAGAACCCCATAACGTTGGCACGTTCTTCGGCTGTATTGGCAAAGACAAGTTTGGAGAGATCCTGAAGAAGAAGGCTGAGGAAGCCCACATCGATGCCCACTACTACGAGCAAGACGAAGAGCCCACAGGGTCATGTGCTGCATGCATCACTGGAGACAACAG GTCTTTGGTGGCTAACCTCGCTGCTGCTAACTGTTATAAGAAAGATAAACATCTAGACCTGGAGGAGAACTGGGAGCTGGTGCAAAAAGCTAAAGTCTTCTATATTGCT GGCTTCTTCCTCACTGTCTCTTTGGAGTCCATGCTGAAAGTGGCGAAGCATGCCTCACAGAACAACAAGCTGTTCTGCTTGAACCTGTCTGCACCGTTCATCTGCCAGTTCTTCAAGGATAACCTCATGCAGGTTATGCCCTACGTTGACGTGCTCTTCGGCAATGAGACG GAGGCAGCAACATTCGCTAAGGAGCAAGACTTTGAG acTGAGGACATTAAGGAAATAGCCAAGAAAGCCCAGGCTCTGCCCAAAGTCAACTCAAAGAGACAACGGATTGTAGTGTTGACCCAGGGGAAGGATGAAACCATCATGGTCCAGA gTGACAAGATTGAGACATTCCCTGTACTGAAGGTTGATCCCAAAGACATCGTTGACACAAATGGTGCAGGTGATGCCTTTGTAGGAG GTTTCCTTTCTGAGCTGGTCCAGGACAAACCTCTGAATCAGTGTGTAAAGGCGGCACACTACTCTGCTAACGTCATCATCAGACGAGCGGGTTGCACCTTCCCCGAAAAGCCGAATTTCAAATGA